In Amphiura filiformis chromosome 2, Afil_fr2py, whole genome shotgun sequence, one DNA window encodes the following:
- the LOC140138000 gene encoding leucine-rich repeat-containing protein 3-like has protein sequence MMFSLIYLFPLLVSTVESSEFIFPKGLPCKVYNKTKLDCSNRKLTSVPPLKNTNVRSLDLSSNQLETVNGSSFIHLDQLEELNLSNNSVSNISFRRKVGSRVLDMRCGGYYKILNISTNTFAGLNKLESLDLSLGLQLIFHGSAFRSTTSLKR, from the coding sequence ATGATGTTCTCACTGATATACCTGTTTCCTCTTCTCGTTTCCACCGTGGAATCCAGTGAATTCATCTTCCCAAAAGGTTTACCATGTAAGGTGTACAACAAGACAAAATTAGACTGCAGTAATAGGAAACTTACAAGCGTTCCACCACTGAAAAATACCAACGTCAGAAGTCTAGATTTGAGTTCTAATCAACTTGAAACTGTGAATGGGAGTAGTTTTATTCATCTGGATCAACTTGAAGAATTAAATTTGAGCAACAACTCTGTGAGTAACATAAGTTTTAGGCGCAAAGTTGGGTCTCGAGTGTTGGATATGAGGTGCGGGGGCTACTATAAGATTCTCAATATCAGCACAAATACATTTGCAGGACTGAACAAGCTGGAATCTCTAGATCTAAGCCTTGGACTTCAACTTATTTTCCATGGAAGTGCATTTCGTTCAACGACATCATTGAAAAGATGA